TACCCTCAGAGATGACAAGGTTATCCTCATGAATCACAAGGCCATGGAGGGGAGAGATTTCTTCCCAGACCTTTGACCTTCTTGTGCTAGGGTTTAAGGAAAGGGTTCCACTAAGAAGTGTCAGTGAAAGAAGCCTAAGGTGGGGTCTGGGCTTGGTGTTGTGAACCAGCTGGCTTTACCTAGGCTGGGTGGGCACGTGACACCACAGCTGTATAAGTCCCCTGGCCAGCTGTGGAGTACTGAGGGGCCCAGTACCACTAGGGAGGAAATCCAGGTGTGGGAGACACCTATAGAACTGGGAGTCACCCTGGGTGACTCTAGGGGCAATAAAAGCTCAGTGTTCCATCCTGGCAGAGATGGGTACTTGAGAATTGGTATTCGAGAAGGGTATTGAGAATTGGTTCCCCATTTCCATTTACCCCCTCCTTTGTCTCCACAGCATCTCCAGGGCTGGGAACAGCCATGATCCCGCACCCAGGCACCTCCACGACTCTCTTCACTCTGCTGCCCTTTCCCCAACCTACTCACGGCCCCGCACCCCAGCCACCCTGGGGGcagccccctccacccctcctgaaTGCAGCATTCCCTCCAGGCAGCCACCTCATACTACCTGCTGCTATCCCCAGGATGCCCACGGTGGCAGGAGATGGTGGCTGCGGCCCAAATGGGGCTGGGAATGTCCACATCATACTCCAGTTGAGGACAGGAGGGCAGCCGGTGCAGCCCCCCCACTCTCAGACCTTGGTCTACAACCAAACCTGTATCAGCCTGAATGCCCCAGGAGGCCTCTGTGGGCCAGGGCAGCACCCTGCTCCCATAGCAGTGCCTGTGTCTTCCCTGCAGGCAACAGTGCCTGTACCTACCATGGTGGGAACCCAGGCCAGTCAGGGGCGCTGGCCTCCGGGCTGCCCTCCTCCAGCTCCACCACCAGCTGCCCAGCTGGCCCCCATGGTCTTCCCAGTAAACAACGGGCCACCATCACAAGGGGCTGACAGGGAGCACATCCTGCCTACTCCCAAGGCCCAAGCCTCACCAGACGACCCCTGCAACTCCACCAGCGTCTACGAGAACTTCCGACGCTGGCAGCACTTCAAGGCCCTGGCCTGGAGGCTCCTTCCCCAGAGCCCTGACACAGAAGCTCTGTCCTGCTTCCTCATGTGAGTGCCcatgcccagggcctggggcagtgcATTGGGAGGATCGGGGTGGGCAACGCAGGCTAAAAGGGCTCCCAAAGGAAGACCCTGAAGGCAATCGAGAGACCACATGCAGTTCCATTGTCAGCCATGATACCTCATGCTGAGTGTGACACAATTCCAGGGCCTTTTCCCACTGGATCTTAGCTATCCTGTGATAACATTTTCATTCCCACAATTTCCAGGGTAACCCTTACAGAACACTCAAGGTCAGAGCGGGTCCTGGGATCACAGGAGCCACCACTGGGGTTTGAGTCTGAGTCCACACAGCAATCCCTGTCCACCACCAGCATCATACACAGAAGGTCACAGACCCAGGGACTTGACGTGAGGGCTGATAAGGAGGGAAGTCTTATACACAGCCCAACCCTCACTCTTCCGGGACTtccaggaagacagcaggtggtgggaaCCCACCCAGGGCCACGCTGGGGCCCCAGCACGAGGGTCTGTCCTGGGCCAGCACTGACATCACAGCCCAGAGCCCTCACAGAGAGGAGACGCTCGCACCCgtccccagggagctgggaaggTCACTGCAGCGAACCTGCTGAGCTTGGCACAGGCCAGGCACACGCTCTGTCTCACAAAATGACTGCGGTCAGTGCCATCATGAGGAAAAGGCAATGAGGTGAAGAACACAGCCACAGCCCAAACGTCATGGTCCAGGCTGTGACTGGACTCTGAGCCCCTAAGGCAAGAACGCAGGCCGCTGTCTGGGGCTGCTGGGGACCACACCAGAGGGAACCTTCCCCGCAGTGTCACACTCCCCTTTCTTGACCACTTGGGCTCCGGTTCCTCTGTGTCTACCACCATCACGTCAGACATAGCCACCTTCCACTGAGCAGGGCACTGCGTCCATGTCGCGCCCACCTCTGACCTCCCGGCCGCATCGTCACTCAGCCTGCAGCTGAAAGGAGTCTCCACGCCTTGGTGTTGACGTCTCCATCTCCCTGCAGCTCTGAACACTCAGCATTTCCCAGGAGGCACATCACCCCCCAACTCAGTCCCCATGCACAGAGTCTTTGTCCCCTAATCAGAGCACAGCCTGCGTGGCTCCCATCCTTCTCCCCACTCCCAGGAGCACTGAGGTCCCAACTCCAGTGCGGCCTCTGGCCAGCAACTATAAAGCAGGTTACACGCtcagccctggggccaggagcccgCACCAGAGCCCTGGCACGCAGGTCAGGTCATTCTGTGCACTTCTCCCTGTGGGCTGCACTCACAAGGCCACACGCTGGACAGTTCCAGCCACAGATGTTCAGGTGTCACGTCTGGAGGCTGGAAGACTGAGCACAGCACATGGGCTGGATTCAGGTTCCAGGGAGGCTGCTCTTCCTGCCTGAGACAGGACCTTCCCACTGTCTCATCTGAGTCTCAGAGCTATGGCGTGTCTTGCTGCTCCTCTAGGACACCAGTACTATCACAGGAGCTGCAGCCTTAGGGCCTCACCTAACCGGAACTGCACCACAGACACCACCTCAGACCCCATCACACTGAGGATTAGGCCTTGCACACATGTGtttaggggatgccagcatccaattcATGCTGCACAGTGACACTGAAGCCGCactagggagacagagaggccaACACAGCCCTGGGAGTGGGTATCCCCCAGAGGAGAGGTGGCCAAGAGCCTGGAGAGCCCGCACTGGAGGAGGACAcgacagggacagagggaaggggaggccgCAGCAGGGTAGTCAGACCCCTGAGCTCAGGCGACAGGGTGGGCTCGTGCGTTTTTACTGACTCCGAGGAATTCCAGCCCTGTGCTGCGGACCCTGGCCCAGAGGAGGCCCACCATGCCGCTGGAGGAGGGCCTGCAGTTTGCCTTGCGCGAATGGCAGCACAAGAGCAACTTCGACCGCATGATCTTCTACGAGATGGCAGAAAAGTGAGTTGGGAGTCCGAGTCCCGGTGCCATGgggtggagggggctggggggaggctggGCCTGAGGGGCTGGATGCGTCAGCACACATACGCAGAGGGCCGCTTCCTGGAACAGGCCCTCCATGGGCCCTGCTCTCCCAGGATACTGCCCCACCGCCTGGATATAGGGTTCTATGTGCTCTCCTCCCCGGGAGTCCTCCCCATCTGTGTCTGAAGCTACCGATGCTCTGATGGTCAAGgttgaggtggagcagccaaggtaGCCCTTGTGGTGTCCTCCCACCACGAGGACTCTGCACATGGCACGACCTCCATCAGAGCGTCTGCCTTACACCCTAGAGAGGGTGCTGTGGACAGATGTGTTGTCACAGTGAAGCGCCATCCCAGAATGTGCTGCAGCCCAGAGTGTTCTCGGGGGTCTGGTGTCTCAGACGCAGGGCCCTGGCTGCATTTCTGCTTGTTTATGCAGTGTGATAAGTTTAAACACACAGCACTCAGAGGCAATGCCCACCTCTCAGCCAGGCCTCCcatcctcctgcctgcccctggacCCTAATCTCCTGCTCCCCCTACAAGGATCACAGTCTCGGGCTCAGGATCTTTGATTCTGAACTGGGACCCCAAACAGCTTGTGATAAATGTCCTTTGGAGCAGCCTCTGGAGTCAGCCCTAGTTGTGGCTCTGTGTGGGGCCAGAGAAGGCATGCAAGGGGTCAGATCTGCTGTGCCTTTGTTAACTGGGCCTGTAGGGGATCAGAGACACACGTCACATGCCCGTGCAGGGTAGACAGAGCACTGTTCCCAGAATGTTTTGCCCCTGTGGGACTGACCAGACGTGGGCCTTGCTGAGCCCAAGGGACATGTGCATGTGTCTGCCACCAGCTGCTGCCAGATC
This DNA window, taken from Lepus europaeus isolate LE1 chromosome 12, mLepTim1.pri, whole genome shotgun sequence, encodes the following:
- the LOC133771891 gene encoding NUT family member 2G-like, producing the protein MAGDEVEAERLRWKHKSFTHVILHLMVASAQTFHKDEGSARIPVCTSQTGSAGQSASPGLGTAMIPHPGTSTTLFTLLPFPQPTHGPAPQPPWGQPPPPLLNAAFPPGSHLILPAAIPRMPTVAGDGGCGPNGAGNVHIILQLRTGGQPVQPPHSQTLVYNQTCISLNAPGGLCGPGQHPAPIAVPVSSLQATVPVPTMVGTQASQGRWPPGCPPPAPPPAAQLAPMVFPVNNGPPSQGADREHILPTPKAQASPDDPCNSTSVYENFRRWQHFKALAWRLLPQSPDTEALSCFLIPVLRTLAQRRPTMPLEEGLQFALREWQHKSNFDRMIFYEMAEKFMEFEEEEEMQIQKLGWMKGKPCQPPPVSPALLPQGPPAPVAVQQPGCASRKASSKALPACPVPPRHQGPQDKTPKEVPPEAVKEYMEIMDTLLGPTPLSWEPPDGHPEEDTDEGFLESEGSYPDPEMLSYIDSLCSQVDFVTKAEAIIHPRFLEELLSPDPQLDLTALSKELEKEEGLTAGQVKDRRWSALE